The genomic window TACTCACGTGTTACTCACCCGTTCGCCACTAATCCCCAGAAGCAAGCTCCTGGATCATCGTTCGACTTGCATGTGTTAAGCACGCCGCCAGCGTTCGTCCTGAGCCAGGATCAAACTCTCCAAAAAAAATGATTCAACCAAACCCCCAAAAGAGGCCGGTCAAGAGTTGATCTCTGACTGAGAAACAATCATTGCTGACTGTCCATCAATCCAAAGGAATCCCACCAACACCGAAATGCTGGTCGGGGTTCAATAAATTGGCATTGAACATAGTGCACGCTGTTGAGTTCTCAAGAAACGGACGCACCAACCAGAACCAACCCAAAACCGGGCCAGCCCCCAGAAGGGCAACCTGTCAACCATACCACCAAGCCGGCACCGATCTGAACCATTCGGTTGATTCGATTTCCGGACCGGATGATCTCGAACCCGAAGGCCGGATCAATCCGAAGTGATGGAGGTTTCGACCTTAGGCTTGAAATCACCGAGTCGCAAATGCGCCTTCGAGGTTATTTGGCTAAGATCTTCACCCGCCGGCCCGGGCCCCGCTCTCGCGCTTCCCGGCCGCCGTGGCGACAAGAAAGAATCTACGCGGCCGGGACCGACCGGGCAAATCGCGGCTGCATCCCGGGCGTGTCGCACCTGATGACGGGAGCCGGCCCGGGCGGAACCGCCCCGCCGAGCGGGTCCGGACGACGATGCGGGGCCGGCGCCGCGAGCCTCCGCGAAGACGACGAAGGCCCCCGGCCGAGTGCCGGGGGCCTGGACGACACGTCGATCACACGGTCGAACTCGCGTCAGCCGAGCTCGCGTCAGTTGAACTCGTCGGGATGCGCGCTCACGCGACCCTCGCGCTCGAGGCCCGTGATCGCCGCGACCTCCGACTCCGACAGCTCGAAGTCGAAGACGTCGAGGTTCTCCGCCATCCGCTCGCGGCGGTTCGACTTCGGGAACAGGATGTTCCCGCGCTGCAGGTGCCAGCGGATGACGACCTGGGCCGGCGTCTTGCCGTGCGCGGCGGCGGCATCCGTCACCTCGGGCAGGTCGAACAGCGGGTACTTGCCCTGCCCGAGCGGTCCCCACGCCTCGATCCGGATCCCCTGCTCGGCGGCGAAGACCGTCGTCGCGGGCTGCTGGTGCGCCGGGTGGAGTTCGATCTGGTCGACCGCGGGCACCACGTCGGTCTCGCCGAGGAGGCGCTCGAGGTGGTGCTTCAGGAAGTTCGAGACGCCGATCGAGCGCACGCGTCCGGTCTCGCGCAACTGCTCGAACGCCTTCCACGTCTCGACGTAGCGGTCGTTCGCCGGCGTCGGCCAGTGGATCAGGTACAGGTCGAGGTACTCGAGGCCGAGCCGTTCCAGACTGCGGTCGAACGCGTCGAACACCGACTGCGTGCCCTGGTCGTCGTTCCACAGCTTGGTCGTGATGAAGAGTTCGTCCCGAGGGACGCCCGACTCGGCGATCGCGCGCCCGACTCCCTCCTCGTTGCCGTAGATGCGGGCCGTGTCGATGTGCCGGTATCCGACCTCGAGCGCGTCGGTCACGATCCGGTGCGTCTCATCGGGGTCGACCTTGAACACGCCGAATCCCAGCTGCGGGATCGAGTGGCCGTCGTTGAGCTGGACACGGGGAACGAGCGAATCCGTCATACGTCCATCCCACCACGTGGTGCGGGGCATCCGGCGGTCCGTTCGCCGAGCGCGATCAGGCCCCGTCGTACGATGGAACGCTATGCCCACGACCATCACGTACCCGCCCGAACTGCCGGTCTCCGCGCAGCGGGACGAGATCGCGCGCGCGCTGCGCGATCACCAGGTCGTGATCGTCGCGGGCGCCACCGGGTCGGGCAAGACCACGCAGCTGCCGAAGATCTGCCTCGAGCTCGGACGCGAGTCGATCGCGCACACCCAGCCGCGACGCATCGCCGCCCGCACCATCGCCGAGCGCGTCGCCGAGGAGCTCGGCAGCGAGGTCGGCGACCTCGTCGGCTACCAGGTGCGCTTCACCGACCGGGTGAGCGAGTCCACGCGTATCAAGGTGATGACCGACGGGATCCTGCTCAACGAGATCCACCGCGACCGCGAACTGCGCCGCTACGACACGATCATCATCGACGAGGCGCACGAGCGCAGCCTCAACATCGACTTCCTGCTGGGCTACCTGAAGCGGCTGCTGCCGCGCCGACCCGACCTCAAGGTGATCATCACCAGCGCCACGATCGATCCCGAGAGCTTCGCGCGGCACTTCGCGGATGCCTCCGGCGAGCCCGCACCCGTCATCGAGGTGTCGGGGCGCACCTACCCGGTGGAGATCCGGTACCGGCCGCTCGTCGGCGACGCCGGTGCCGGCGCCGACGGCTCGGGGGAGTCCGACGACGAGGGGGCCGCGGCATCCGATCGCGACGTGCAGCGGGGCATCCTCGATGCGCTCGACGAGCTGGAACGCGAGTCGTCGGGCGACGTCCTCGTGTTCCTGTCGGGCGAGGGCGAGATCCGCGATGCCGAGCAGGCGGTGCGGGCGCACACGATGCGGCGCGGCGGCGCCGGTGTCACCGAGGTGCTGCCGCTGTACGGCCGGCTGTCGTCGGCCGATCAGCACCGCGTGTTCGAACCGTCGAAGGTCGCCGGACTGCGACGGCGCGTCGTGCTCGCCACGAACGTCGCGGAGACGAGCCTCACCGTGCCCGGCATCCGCTACGTCATCGACGCCGGAACGGCGCGCATCAGCCGCTACTCCGCACGTTCGAAGGTGCAGCGGCTGCCGATCGAGGCGATCTCCCAGGCGTCGGCGAACCAGCGCTCGGGCCGGTCGGGTCGTACGAGCGACGGCATCGCGATCCGCCTCTACGGCGAGGACGACTTCGACCGGCGCGACGAGTTCACCGACCCCGAGATCCTGCGCACGAACCTCGCCGCGGTCATCCTGCAGATGGCGTCGCTCGGGCTCGGCGCGATCGAGGAGTTCCCGTTCCTCACGCCGCCGGACTCGCGCGGGATCCGCGACGGGCTCGACCTGCTGCGCGAACTCGGCGCCCTCGAGGGCGGCGATCTCGATACGCGTCCGACTTCGTCGGACGCTACTCGATCACCGGTCGAGCGCGGACCGCGGCTGACGCGCGTGGGGCGGCAACTCTCCCGCCTGCCGATCGAGCCGCGCTTCGCGCGCATGGTGCTCGAGTCGAAGGCGCAGGCGGTCTCGCGCGAGGTGCTCGCGATCGTTGCCGGGATGACGATCCAGGACCCGCGCGAGCGGCCGCTCGACCGCCGCGAGCAGGCGGATGCCGCGCACGCGCGGTTCGTCGATCCGACCAGCGACTTCCTCACGCTGCTGAACCTCTGGAACCACCTCGAGGAGCAGCAGCGCGAGCTGTCGGGCAGCGCGTTCCGGCGGGCGTGCAAGGCCGAGTTCCTGAACTACCTGCGCGTGCGCGAGTGGCAGGACCTGTACCGCCAGCTCGTGCGCCTCGCGAAGCCGCTCGGCCTGCACGTCGCGGGCCGGCCGGGTGCGCCGAATCCCGACGGCATCCACCGCGCACTGCTGTCGGGCCTGCTCTCGCACATCGGCCTGCGCGACGACGCCCGCACCTCGTCGGGTCGCGGCGGCGCCGGCCGCGACCGCGAGGCCGAGCGCAAGGGCCGCAGGCCGCAGGCCGAGTTCCTCGGCGCGCGGGGCGCGCGGTTCGTCGTGTTCCCCGGGTCTGCGCTCGCCAAGAAGCCGCCCGTGGCGATCATGAGCGCCGAGCTCGTCGAGACGAGCCGGCTCTTCGCCCGGATGAACGCCGCGATCGACCCGGCCTGGGCCGAGCCGCTCGCGGGCTCGCTCGTGCGTCGCACCTGGAGCGAACCGCGGTGGGAGCAGCGCCAGGGCAGCGCGGTGGCCGACGAGAAGGTCACCCTGTTCGGCGTGCCGATCGTGCCGAAGCGGCGCATCCAGCTCGCGCGGATCGATGCGGAGCTCGCCCGCGAGCTCTTCGTGCGTCATGCGCTCGTGCAGGAGGAATGGGACACCAGCCGGCTCGACAGGCGGGTGTTCGCCTTCGTGCGACGAAACCGCGACCTGCGGCGCGAACTCGGCGACCTCGAGGAGCGCACGCGGCGACGCGACATCCTCGCCGGCGACGAGGCGGTCTTCGCCTTCTACGACGCGCGCGTCGCGCGCGAGGCGACCGACGTGCGCGCCTTCGAGTCCTGGTGGCGCGGCGAGTCCCGCCGGGATCCCGACCTGTTGACGATGACCCGCTCCGACCTGCTCGAGGAGTCCGCCGACGACGGCGACGCCGGGTTCCCCGACCGGTGGAAGCAGGGCGACCAGACGTTGCGGCTCGCCTATCGCTTCGAACCCGGTGCGGAGGACGACGGCGTGACCGTGGTCGTTCCGCTGGTGCTGCTGCCGCGACTGGAGGCCTCGGGCTTCGACTGGTCGGTTCCGGGCCTGCGCGACGAGCTGCTCACGGCCATGCTGCGCACCCTGCCGAAGGTGCTGCGCCGACAGGTGGTGCCCGCCGCCGAATGGGCGGCGAAGATCTCGGCCGAGCTCCCCTCCGGGCCCGAGGGCGGCGACGCCCGCGAACCGTTCGCGGCCGTGGTGGCGCAGGCGATCCGCCGGCTCACGTTCGCGCCGGTCGACCCGTCCGACTTCGAGCTCGAGCGCGTGCCGCCGCATCTGCGGGTCACGTTCCGTGCGGTCGACGAGCGGGGGCGGGCCGTCGGCGACGACAAGGACCTCGGTGCGCTGCAGGCGCGACTGGCCGAACGCGCGGGGCGCGCGGTCGCGGCGGCGAGCACGGCGCGCGGTCGCGGCGATCGAGGCCCGACGGGCGCCGGCGCCTGCACCGGCACCGAGACGGGTCCCGATTCGACGCCGCGGGATGGCGCGTCCCGCGGCGGACGCGGGGCGACCGACCGTGCCCCGGGGCGCGGCGCGGGCCCCGGGCTCACCGAGCGCACCGGCCTCACCGCGTGGGACTGGGACGAGCTGCCCACCCACGTCGACACCCGGCAGGCCGGCAACGTCATCCGCGCCTACCCGGCACTCGTGGACGACGGGGCATCCGTGTCGCTCCGACTGCTCGCGACCGCCGACGAACGGGACGCCGCGACGCGGCGGGGCATCCGGCGCCTGTTGGTGCTCGCGACGCCGTCGCCGGTCGCCTACGTGCAGGAGCACCTCTCGAACGACGAGAAGCTGCGGCTCGCCGCCAGCGCGTACGCGGGGCCGCGCGCACTGCTCGACGACTGCCTGCTCGCCGTCGTCGACGAGGAACTGCGGGCGAGGCATCCCGACGGGCTGCTGTACACGCGTGCGGCGTTCGACGCGACGCGCGACGCCGTGTCGGCGGCCGTCATGGAGCGCATGTTCGACACGGTCGCGCTCGTGACGCGGATCCTGAAGGCCGCACGCGAGGCGGACCAGGCGATCACGAAGGCCGCGAGCCTCTCGCTCATGTCGCCGCTCGCCGACGCGCGCTCGCAGCTCGAGGCGCTCGTGCCCGCCGGGTTCGTGTCGACCACCGGCCTCGACCGGTTGCGGCACCTGCCGCGCTACCTCGACGGCATCGCCCTGCGCGTGCGCAAGATGCAGGACGACCCCGGTCGCGACCGCCGGTTCATGAACGACTACGAGACGGCCGCGACGGCGTACGCGAAGGCCGGCGGCACGGTGCCGGTCGCACCCGACGCCGACCCCCGGCTCGTCCGCGTGCGCTGGATGCTCGAGGAGCTTCGCATCGCGCTCTTCGCCCAGGAACTGCGCGCGGCCGAGCCCGTGTCGCCGCAGCGGATCGCGAAGGCGCTCGCGGGCTGACGATCACGCGACCTCGGCGGCCGGAGGGAACACCAGCGGCGGGATCGGGCGATCGAGGTTCGCTCCGCCGCGGTACCTCGTGGCGATATGCGAGTCCGGGAGCCGGTCTCCCCGGCCGAACAGGCGATCGCGCAGGCTCGTGGCAGCCGCCTCCGCCGGCAGCCGCCCGCGACGCCGGAGCTCGGGGACGACGAGCTCGGCGAAGTCCCGGGCCGTGTCGAACGAGTGGTACTGGCGCAGGTTGATGCCGTCGACGCCGTCCTCGTCGAGCCACCGCTCGATCTCGTCGGCCACGACCTTCGGGGTTCCCACCACGTGGAACCGCTCCCGCCGGCCGCCCACGAGACCGTCGAGCAGCTGCCCGACCGTGAGGTGCAGCGGAAGGAACGACGACCGCGTCAACTCGCGACCCGATCGCTCGATCGCCTCCCGGACCGTGATGTCGGGCGGCGCGACGGTCAGGTCGACCGGCAGGCTCGCGTGCGCGAGGTACCCGTCGACGCTCGCGTGCTCACGGTAGCGGCGCCATTTCTCGTCGGCCTCCTCCTCGGAGCGTCCGACCACGACGACCGCGCTCGCGATGAACTTCACGTCGTCGGCCGCCCTGCCGTTGCGGACCGCCGCCGCCCGCATCGCCCGCGCGTTGGCGCGGAACTCCTCGGTGGTGCGCCCGCCGGTGAACACGACCTCCGCGTGCCGTCCCGCGAATTCCGTGCCGGCCGGCGAACCCGTCGCCTGGAACAGGACCGGGGTCCGCTGCCGCGAAGGATGCACGAGGTGGGGACCCGCGACCCGGTGCACCTCACCCACGTGGTCGATGTACCTGACCTTCGTCGGATCGGTCGCGATGCGGCGGTCGCGGTCGTACACCACCGCGTCGTCGTCCCACGAGCCCTCCCACAGCTTGTAGAGCACGTCGAGGTACTCGTCGGCGAGCTCGTAGCGGCGGTCGTGGGGGATTTCGCCGTCCAGGCCGAAGTTGCGCGCGGCGTTCGGCAGGTAGCTCGTCACGACGTTCCAGCCGAACCGGCCCTTCGTCAGGTGGTCGAGCGTCGAGGCGCGCCGGGCGAAGGCGAAGGGCGGCTCGTACGTCGTCGAGAACGTCACGCCGAACCCGAGCCGCTGCGTGACCGCCGCCATCGCGGGCACGACGAGCAACGGGTCGAGGTTCGGCGACTGCAGGCCCTCGCGCAACGCCGTCTCCGGCCCGTCGCGGAACACGTCGTACGCGCCGACCACGTCGGCGAGGAACACCGCGTCGAACCCGCCGTCCTCGAGGATCTGCGCCAGTTCGGTCCAATACGAGAGCTCGTCGAAGCGGTGGCGGTTGTTGCCCTCCAGCGGCCAGAGCCCGTGCGAGATGTGGCTGATGCACGCCATCTCGAAGAGGTTCAGGATGAGCTGCTTGCGCTCGGTCATGCCCGGTCCCCCTCCCGTGCCGCGTCGTCGGCGGGCCCCGGGGCATCCGCGGCACCTTGGAGCGCCGTCGAGAAGATCGCGAGCGGGTCCGCGGCGTTCAGGTACCAGTCGCCCAGTACCCGCTCCTTGTACACGAGCGGATTGTGCGAGGCGACCGTGCGCGCGTTCCGCCAGTGCCGGTCGAGGGCGGCGTCCCGTTGCACGCCCGACGACCCGAGGGCGTCGAACAGCAGTGCGGAGGCCTCGAGCACCGCCGGTGCGACCGAGACCTGCGCCTCGTACACCGCGATCGCGGCAGCACGCGCCGCGGCCGTCGCCGCGGCCTCCTCCGCACGGATCGCCTCGTCGAGCGCTCGCGCGGCGCGGCCCACCGAGCCCTCGGCCGACGCGGCGAGCGCTGCGACTCGGCCGACGACCTGCTGGACCTGCACATCGTCGGCGGCGACGGTGGCGTTGGCGTGCACGTGGGTGCGCGTGCGGGCGCGCACCCGCCCGATCACGTCGTCGCGCGCCGCCCGACCGATGCCCGCGAGGGTCGCGACGAGCACCAGCTGGTAGACCGCCTCCTGCACGGGCGACCGCTCCGCGAACGGCAGGACGTCCTCGTCGGCCACGACGACGTCGCGCAGCACGGTGGTTCCGCTCCCGGTCGCACGCTGACCGAACCCCGTCCAGTCGTCGCGCAACTCGACCCCCTCGGCCGTCGCGTCCACCAGCGCGATCCTGGCGTCGCCGGCCTCGTCGAGCGCGAACACGCCGATCTCGTCGGCGAAGAGCGAACCGGTGCTGTAGTACTTCGTGCCGTTGAGGCGGAGGGTCCCGTCGACGCGCTCGAGCCGGGTGTCGCCGAGGATGCCCGCCGAGCCGACCTCCGACCACGCGCCGCCGATGACGTCGCCCCGCGCGATCCGCCGGAGCCTGCGCTGGTCGTCGTCGGTCCCGCCCGCGAGGCGATCCTCGACGAAGGCGATGTGGTTGCGCCAGAGCTGCGGCTGGTTCGAGTCGGCGGCCGCGAGGTCGACGAGGAGGGCGAAGAAGTCCTCGACGCCCAGGCCGGCGCCGCCGAGCTCGGTCGGGATGCGCAATGCCCC from Agromyces sp. LHK192 includes these protein-coding regions:
- a CDS encoding aldo/keto reductase; protein product: MTDSLVPRVQLNDGHSIPQLGFGVFKVDPDETHRIVTDALEVGYRHIDTARIYGNEEGVGRAIAESGVPRDELFITTKLWNDDQGTQSVFDAFDRSLERLGLEYLDLYLIHWPTPANDRYVETWKAFEQLRETGRVRSIGVSNFLKHHLERLLGETDVVPAVDQIELHPAHQQPATTVFAAEQGIRIEAWGPLGQGKYPLFDLPEVTDAAAAHGKTPAQVVIRWHLQRGNILFPKSNRRERMAENLDVFDFELSESEVAAITGLEREGRVSAHPDEFN
- a CDS encoding acyl-CoA dehydrogenase family protein; translated protein: MTAAAPVTGTGLAAVRARFAPLFEAIAAAAPVHEREGTRPHREVAELAAAGFGALRIPTELGGAGLGVEDFFALLVDLAAADSNQPQLWRNHIAFVEDRLAGGTDDDQRRLRRIARGDVIGGAWSEVGSAGILGDTRLERVDGTLRLNGTKYYSTGSLFADEIGVFALDEAGDARIALVDATAEGVELRDDWTGFGQRATGSGTTVLRDVVVADEDVLPFAERSPVQEAVYQLVLVATLAGIGRAARDDVIGRVRARTRTHVHANATVAADDVQVQQVVGRVAALAASAEGSVGRAARALDEAIRAEEAAATAAARAAAIAVYEAQVSVAPAVLEASALLFDALGSSGVQRDAALDRHWRNARTVASHNPLVYKERVLGDWYLNAADPLAIFSTALQGAADAPGPADDAAREGDRA
- a CDS encoding NtaA/DmoA family FMN-dependent monooxygenase (This protein belongs to a clade of FMN-dependent monooxygenases, within a broader family of flavin-dependent oxidoreductases, the luciferase-like monooxygenase (LMM) family, some of whose members use coenzyme F420 rather than FMN.) — encoded protein: MTERKQLILNLFEMACISHISHGLWPLEGNNRHRFDELSYWTELAQILEDGGFDAVFLADVVGAYDVFRDGPETALREGLQSPNLDPLLVVPAMAAVTQRLGFGVTFSTTYEPPFAFARRASTLDHLTKGRFGWNVVTSYLPNAARNFGLDGEIPHDRRYELADEYLDVLYKLWEGSWDDDAVVYDRDRRIATDPTKVRYIDHVGEVHRVAGPHLVHPSRQRTPVLFQATGSPAGTEFAGRHAEVVFTGGRTTEEFRANARAMRAAAVRNGRAADDVKFIASAVVVVGRSEEEADEKWRRYREHASVDGYLAHASLPVDLTVAPPDITVREAIERSGRELTRSSFLPLHLTVGQLLDGLVGGRRERFHVVGTPKVVADEIERWLDEDGVDGINLRQYHSFDTARDFAELVVPELRRRGRLPAEAAATSLRDRLFGRGDRLPDSHIATRYRGGANLDRPIPPLVFPPAAEVA
- the hrpA gene encoding ATP-dependent RNA helicase HrpA, which produces MRGIRRSVRRARSGPVVRWNAMPTTITYPPELPVSAQRDEIARALRDHQVVIVAGATGSGKTTQLPKICLELGRESIAHTQPRRIAARTIAERVAEELGSEVGDLVGYQVRFTDRVSESTRIKVMTDGILLNEIHRDRELRRYDTIIIDEAHERSLNIDFLLGYLKRLLPRRPDLKVIITSATIDPESFARHFADASGEPAPVIEVSGRTYPVEIRYRPLVGDAGAGADGSGESDDEGAAASDRDVQRGILDALDELERESSGDVLVFLSGEGEIRDAEQAVRAHTMRRGGAGVTEVLPLYGRLSSADQHRVFEPSKVAGLRRRVVLATNVAETSLTVPGIRYVIDAGTARISRYSARSKVQRLPIEAISQASANQRSGRSGRTSDGIAIRLYGEDDFDRRDEFTDPEILRTNLAAVILQMASLGLGAIEEFPFLTPPDSRGIRDGLDLLRELGALEGGDLDTRPTSSDATRSPVERGPRLTRVGRQLSRLPIEPRFARMVLESKAQAVSREVLAIVAGMTIQDPRERPLDRREQADAAHARFVDPTSDFLTLLNLWNHLEEQQRELSGSAFRRACKAEFLNYLRVREWQDLYRQLVRLAKPLGLHVAGRPGAPNPDGIHRALLSGLLSHIGLRDDARTSSGRGGAGRDREAERKGRRPQAEFLGARGARFVVFPGSALAKKPPVAIMSAELVETSRLFARMNAAIDPAWAEPLAGSLVRRTWSEPRWEQRQGSAVADEKVTLFGVPIVPKRRIQLARIDAELARELFVRHALVQEEWDTSRLDRRVFAFVRRNRDLRRELGDLEERTRRRDILAGDEAVFAFYDARVAREATDVRAFESWWRGESRRDPDLLTMTRSDLLEESADDGDAGFPDRWKQGDQTLRLAYRFEPGAEDDGVTVVVPLVLLPRLEASGFDWSVPGLRDELLTAMLRTLPKVLRRQVVPAAEWAAKISAELPSGPEGGDAREPFAAVVAQAIRRLTFAPVDPSDFELERVPPHLRVTFRAVDERGRAVGDDKDLGALQARLAERAGRAVAAASTARGRGDRGPTGAGACTGTETGPDSTPRDGASRGGRGATDRAPGRGAGPGLTERTGLTAWDWDELPTHVDTRQAGNVIRAYPALVDDGASVSLRLLATADERDAATRRGIRRLLVLATPSPVAYVQEHLSNDEKLRLAASAYAGPRALLDDCLLAVVDEELRARHPDGLLYTRAAFDATRDAVSAAVMERMFDTVALVTRILKAAREADQAITKAASLSLMSPLADARSQLEALVPAGFVSTTGLDRLRHLPRYLDGIALRVRKMQDDPGRDRRFMNDYETAATAYAKAGGTVPVAPDADPRLVRVRWMLEELRIALFAQELRAAEPVSPQRIAKALAG